From Woronichinia naegeliana WA131, the proteins below share one genomic window:
- a CDS encoding (2Fe-2S)-binding protein: protein MYICVCHAVTEKEVRKAIAAGMSSVARLSEQTRLGTQCGCCTNQAEEIIAQSSQV from the coding sequence ATGTATATTTGCGTATGTCATGCTGTTACAGAAAAGGAAGTTCGCAAAGCGATCGCGGCGGGCATGTCTTCTGTAGCTCGGTTATCAGAACAGACTCGCCTAGGAACCCAGTGCGGTTGTTGCACCAATCAGGCTGAGGAAATTATTGCCCAAAGTTCTCAAGTCTAA
- the bfr gene encoding bacterioferritin produces MQGHPDVKRQLNEALKGQLTAINQYFLHARMCGSWGLEHLNQREYKYSIKAMKQADLLIERVLLLEGLPNLQDLGKLLIGEDVPEILGNDLQVCQSMRSGLVAGVLTCETHQDYVSRDLLEKLVKETEEQIDWLESQLWLIEQTGLANFLQSMV; encoded by the coding sequence ATGCAAGGTCATCCAGATGTAAAGCGTCAACTCAATGAAGCCCTTAAGGGTCAACTGACCGCTATTAACCAGTATTTTTTACACGCTCGGATGTGTGGCAGTTGGGGACTTGAGCATCTGAATCAGCGCGAGTATAAATACTCAATCAAAGCCATGAAACAAGCCGATTTACTGATTGAAAGGGTTTTATTATTAGAAGGATTGCCCAATTTACAGGATTTAGGCAAGTTGCTGATTGGGGAAGATGTACCTGAAATTTTAGGAAATGATCTACAAGTTTGTCAGTCCATGCGATCCGGTCTTGTAGCTGGTGTACTTACCTGTGAAACTCATCAGGATTACGTCAGTCGGGATTTACTCGAAAAACTGGTGAAGGAAACGGAGGAACAGATCGATTGGCTAGAGTCTCAACTTTGGTTAATTGAACAGACTGGCTTGGCGAATTTCTTACAATCAATGGTTTAG
- a CDS encoding ABC transporter permease subunit, with product MAIAYFISLTFTLIYAYTAYRFRFAASVLIPLLDILQSIPVLSFLPGVVLALISLFPGQRIGIEIAAVLLIFTGMTWNMVFSFYQSLCSIPTELKEAAKVFRLNAWQRFWTLELPAGAIGLVWNSAMSMAGGWFFLMAIESFNLGGENFKLPGLGSYLSTAASHGNWRSIFAGLGVLISIIIAIDFFIWQPLIAWAEKFKYQTQNTQDAPQSLILDFLQASPTLRAIGQQVQEIQSVVDQAIAVKFYPVSLPQQVSGTFTITRWLNWLFLSGCTVIILWGIWEGTLLLKMVDFAEWKIIIKGAILTALRVITALILSLLWTVPVGVAIGRNPRIAQFLQPLVQIAASVPATALFPVLLLALINFGGGLQIGSVALMMLGTMWYILFNVIAGAQAIPSELFEAAKVYKLSLIQRWQNLILPGIFPYLMTGIITAVGGAWNASIVSEYVEFKGKLLTTSGLGETISQSTASANYPVLLAATAVMSFLVVLTNRLVWHPLYRLAQEKYQLMV from the coding sequence ATGGCGATCGCCTATTTTATTTCCTTAACATTTACCCTGATTTATGCCTATACAGCCTACCGTTTTCGCTTTGCCGCTAGTGTTTTGATTCCTTTACTCGATATTTTACAATCAATTCCCGTCCTTTCTTTTTTACCTGGTGTGGTTTTAGCCCTCATTTCTCTTTTTCCTGGTCAAAGAATCGGCATTGAAATTGCTGCGGTCTTATTGATTTTTACTGGTATGACCTGGAATATGGTCTTTAGCTTTTATCAATCTCTGTGCAGTATTCCAACCGAATTAAAAGAAGCGGCAAAAGTATTTAGGCTGAATGCTTGGCAACGTTTTTGGACATTAGAATTACCCGCAGGGGCGATTGGCTTAGTTTGGAATAGTGCTATGTCGATGGCGGGAGGATGGTTTTTTTTGATGGCAATTGAATCCTTTAATTTAGGAGGAGAAAATTTCAAATTACCGGGTCTTGGTTCCTATCTTTCAACCGCAGCGAGTCACGGCAATTGGCGATCTATTTTTGCCGGTTTAGGAGTCTTGATCTCCATTATTATTGCTATCGACTTTTTTATCTGGCAACCTCTCATTGCCTGGGCAGAAAAGTTTAAATATCAAACCCAAAATACTCAAGATGCTCCTCAATCCCTCATTTTAGATTTTTTACAGGCTTCACCAACCCTCAGAGCCATTGGCCAACAGGTACAAGAAATTCAGTCCGTTGTTGATCAGGCGATCGCTGTCAAATTCTATCCCGTTAGTTTGCCGCAGCAAGTATCAGGAACATTCACAATTACACGTTGGTTAAATTGGCTATTTTTAAGTGGATGTACTGTTATCATCCTCTGGGGAATTTGGGAAGGAACGTTACTATTAAAAATGGTGGATTTTGCTGAGTGGAAAATCATTATTAAAGGCGCGATCTTAACGGCTCTTAGAGTCATCACCGCCTTGATTCTCTCTCTTCTCTGGACAGTTCCGGTTGGGGTGGCGATCGGGCGTAATCCTCGCATTGCTCAATTCTTACAGCCATTGGTACAAATTGCTGCTTCGGTTCCAGCGACGGCCTTATTTCCGGTTTTATTACTGGCTCTGATCAATTTTGGCGGTGGCCTACAGATCGGTTCTGTCGCTTTAATGATGTTAGGAACCATGTGGTATATTCTCTTTAATGTGATTGCCGGTGCCCAAGCGATTCCGTCAGAACTTTTTGAGGCTGCTAAGGTTTATAAATTATCCCTCATTCAACGCTGGCAGAATTTGATTTTACCAGGCATTTTTCCCTATTTAATGACCGGCATAATTACAGCCGTGGGTGGTGCTTGGAATGCTAGTATTGTCAGTGAATATGTGGAATTTAAGGGAAAACTATTAACCACATCCGGCCTAGGAGAAACGATTTCCCAATCAACTGCTAGTGCGAACTATCCGGTGTTATTAGCTGCAACGGCGGTAATGTCTTTTTTGGTGGTTTTAACCAATCGTTTAGTCTGGCATCCCCTTTATCGTTTAGCGCAGGAAAAATACCAACTTATGGTCTAA
- a CDS encoding aldehyde dehydrogenase has product MQSVTSTLSFTTLIAEQRAYFQSGVTLPLAFRLAQLRKLKALILEHRAEIELALKTDLNKPQLEAYIGEIRPVLQEIDHALKHLKQWLKPQTVSTDLALFPAQAQRYAEPLGVVLILSPWNYPFALVLTPLIGAIAAGNCVIIKPSEMSEATSALLTHLINENFSPQHIRVIQGGVETSQSLLAQKFDHIFFTGSTHVGKIVMEAAAKQLIPVTLELGGKSPCIVEPDIDIQETAKRIIWGKFLNAGQTCIAPDYLLVHQAIQEPLLAALTTCIREFYGQDPAQSPDYCRLINAQHLERLRQFLADGDILCGGEWDAQSRYLAPTLLINVDPTAPIMQSEIFGPILPIFDYDILDSAIAFINERPKPLALYLFSQNQYQQEKVLTRTSSGGICFNDTLLQFSALSLPFGGIGSSGMGSYHGKASFDTFSHHKSVLKRGLWLEFNLRFPPYLHKLKWIQRLLG; this is encoded by the coding sequence ATGCAATCCGTCACTTCTACGCTCTCTTTTACTACTTTGATTGCCGAGCAGCGAGCCTATTTTCAATCGGGTGTAACCTTACCTTTAGCCTTTCGACTGGCTCAATTACGCAAACTAAAAGCACTTATTCTTGAGCATAGAGCCGAGATTGAACTTGCCTTAAAAACCGATCTCAATAAACCCCAACTAGAAGCCTATATTGGTGAAATTCGTCCCGTCCTGCAAGAAATTGATCACGCCCTGAAACACCTCAAGCAATGGCTGAAACCTCAAACCGTTAGCACCGATCTAGCTCTTTTTCCCGCTCAAGCGCAACGCTATGCCGAACCCCTCGGTGTGGTTTTGATTCTAAGTCCCTGGAATTATCCCTTTGCCTTGGTTTTAACCCCTCTCATTGGCGCGATCGCCGCCGGCAACTGTGTAATCATTAAACCGTCGGAAATGAGTGAAGCCACTTCCGCATTGTTAACTCATTTAATTAACGAAAACTTTTCTCCTCAGCACATCCGAGTGATTCAGGGAGGAGTGGAAACCAGTCAGTCCCTATTAGCCCAGAAATTTGACCATATCTTCTTTACGGGTAGTACCCATGTCGGCAAAATAGTCATGGAAGCGGCTGCTAAACAGCTTATTCCCGTTACCTTAGAATTAGGCGGTAAAAGTCCCTGCATTGTGGAACCAGATATTGATATCCAAGAAACGGCTAAACGGATCATCTGGGGAAAATTCTTAAATGCCGGCCAAACCTGTATCGCCCCCGATTATTTGCTCGTCCATCAAGCCATTCAAGAGCCGCTTTTGGCTGCTCTAACTACCTGTATTCGAGAATTTTATGGTCAAGATCCTGCCCAAAGTCCCGATTATTGTCGTCTAATTAATGCTCAACATTTAGAGCGTTTAAGGCAGTTTTTAGCAGATGGTGACATTCTTTGCGGTGGTGAATGGGATGCCCAAAGCCGTTATTTGGCTCCCACGCTGCTGATCAATGTTGACCCGACGGCTCCCATCATGCAAAGCGAAATTTTTGGGCCGATCCTACCCATTTTTGACTATGACATCCTAGACTCCGCGATCGCTTTCATCAATGAACGTCCCAAACCGTTAGCTCTCTACCTCTTTTCCCAGAATCAATACCAACAAGAAAAGGTTTTAACCAGAACGTCTTCCGGCGGTATTTGTTTTAACGATACCCTGCTACAGTTTTCAGCCCTCAGTCTGCCCTTTGGGGGGATCGGTTCCAGTGGCATGGGTTCCTATCACGGTAAAGCCAGTTTTGACACCTTTTCTCACCACAAAAGCGTACTAAAACGTGGACTATGGTTAGAATTTAATCTGCGCTTTCCCCCCTATCTCCATAAACTGAAATGGATTCAGCGTTTATTAGGTTAA
- a CDS encoding anhydro-N-acetylmuramic acid kinase: MYCIGLMSGTSVDGIDACLVEIQGSGLDLTVSLLKGATYPYPPHLRTEILELCDGALVSLENLASLDDAIAVQFALAAQTIQAEMPPAVLIGSHGQTVFHRPPNPSTFQTLGYSWQLGRGEVIAHLTGLPTISNFREADIAAEGQGAPLVSKIDACLLSHPTEHRCVQNLGGIGNVTYLPARSQTHWQEGITGWDTGPGNVLIDLAVQKFTQGQQTYDGGGEWAAQGQPCDTLVHQWLQQDFFKQPPPKSTGRELFGELYLTHCWTEAQSYPLSESDFLATLTELTALSVVENYRHFLPRLPDTVLLCGGGSHNFYLRERLKTHLGPQTTLITTDDQGLNSDFKEAIAFAVLAYWRFQDHFPGNLPQVTGAKQPQLLGDIHLPWG; this comes from the coding sequence GTGTATTGCATTGGCTTAATGAGTGGTACGTCCGTTGATGGTATTGATGCTTGTCTAGTGGAAATTCAGGGATCAGGGTTAGATCTGACCGTTAGTTTGCTCAAGGGAGCCACCTATCCCTATCCTCCCCATTTACGCACGGAAATTTTGGAACTCTGCGATGGAGCTTTAGTGAGCCTAGAAAATCTGGCTTCTCTAGATGATGCGATCGCCGTTCAATTTGCCCTAGCCGCCCAAACCATTCAAGCCGAGATGCCGCCAGCCGTTTTGATCGGTTCCCATGGCCAAACCGTGTTTCATCGTCCGCCTAACCCTTCGACTTTCCAGACCCTGGGTTATAGCTGGCAATTGGGACGGGGAGAAGTGATTGCCCATTTGACGGGATTGCCTACCATTAGCAACTTTCGGGAAGCGGATATTGCGGCAGAAGGACAAGGTGCGCCCCTGGTTTCTAAAATTGATGCTTGTCTGTTGAGCCATCCCACGGAACACCGTTGCGTTCAGAATTTGGGCGGTATTGGTAACGTCACCTATCTACCGGCCAGATCCCAGACCCATTGGCAAGAGGGCATTACAGGCTGGGATACGGGGCCAGGCAATGTGCTGATCGATCTAGCGGTACAAAAATTTACCCAGGGCCAGCAAACCTACGATGGGGGGGGAGAATGGGCTGCCCAGGGCCAACCCTGTGATACTCTCGTTCATCAATGGTTACAACAGGATTTTTTTAAACAGCCCCCTCCTAAATCCACTGGCCGCGAATTGTTTGGCGAACTTTATCTGACCCATTGCTGGACAGAAGCTCAATCCTATCCCCTCAGCGAGTCCGATTTTCTGGCCACTTTAACGGAATTAACAGCCCTATCAGTGGTGGAAAATTATCGACACTTTTTGCCTCGCTTACCAGATACGGTTCTCCTTTGTGGCGGCGGCAGTCATAATTTCTATCTGCGGGAACGATTAAAGACTCATCTCGGCCCCCAAACAACTCTGATAACCACCGATGACCAAGGACTCAATAGCGATTTTAAAGAGGCGATCGCTTTTGCGGTGTTGGCTTACTGGCGGTTTCAGGATCATTTTCCAGGTAATCTGCCCCAGGTGACAGGAGCAAAACAGCCTCAATTACTGGGGGATATTCACTTGCCATGGGGCTAA
- a CDS encoding response regulator transcription factor — MSKIKIVLIEDDDLICLGLRTNLAQEAEIIWLGEAHSGQAGLALLQSVQPDIAIIDLGLPDMDGIELTRQIKHLPNGSDIKILILTLNHQEESVLAAFSAGADSYCMKDIRLDLLSEALKATQAGNAWLDPAIARIVLSHWREPQSPPATTPDTLKDSPQPYPLTERELEVLQLIVNGCSNAEIAKQLFITVGTVKTHVRNILNKLCADDRTQAAVYALRSGLIG; from the coding sequence ATGAGTAAAATAAAAATTGTCTTGATTGAAGATGATGATTTAATTTGTTTAGGATTGCGAACAAACTTGGCTCAGGAAGCAGAAATCATTTGGTTAGGAGAGGCCCATAGTGGACAAGCTGGTTTAGCCCTATTACAGTCTGTTCAGCCGGACATTGCTATTATCGATCTGGGACTGCCCGATATGGATGGCATTGAGTTAACGCGGCAAATCAAGCATTTGCCCAATGGTAGTGACATTAAGATCTTGATTTTAACTCTCAATCACCAAGAAGAGTCCGTATTAGCGGCCTTTAGTGCCGGAGCCGATTCCTATTGTATGAAGGATATTCGTCTAGATTTGCTGTCGGAAGCTCTGAAGGCAACCCAGGCAGGAAATGCTTGGCTGGATCCGGCGATCGCTCGTATTGTTCTTTCCCATTGGCGGGAACCCCAATCTCCCCCGGCAACCACACCAGATACTCTCAAGGATAGTCCCCAGCCCTATCCCCTGACGGAAAGGGAGCTAGAAGTCTTACAACTGATTGTTAATGGTTGTAGTAATGCCGAAATTGCCAAGCAATTATTTATTACAGTGGGAACCGTTAAAACCCATGTTCGGAATATTTTAAATAAACTTTGCGCTGATGATCGTACCCAGGCGGCGGTTTATGCTCTTCGTTCGGGACTAATTGGTTAA
- a CDS encoding nitrate/sulfonate/bicarbonate ABC transporter ATP-binding protein → MKETLIALENVTKSYLQPNGQTISILDAISLEIPTGEIVALLGPSGSGKSTLMRMIAGLIPPSTGQIKYHQRPLVGLNPGAAIIFQNFALYPWLTVLENVELGLKAKGEPLATRQKKALHMIDVIGLDGFENAYPKELSGGMRQRVGFARALAVEPELLCMDEPFSALDVLTAENLRIELLDLWLEKRIPTKTILIVTHGIEEAVMLADRILILGRNPGRVRADFPIKLAHYRDRKSPAFEALVDQVYRIITNPDQEDIQPILSPNQAKQKTVEKSQSLPLVRIGAVAGFIELLEDRQGDLYRLAQELLLELDDIVPIIEAAKMMKLLTLKEGDIYLTAMGKQFIEGDIDERKHLIRQSILDNIRLVQQIKRLLDANPSQRISEDLILEILEVNFSPEESKKQLKMAIDWGRYTELFGYDEPAGAIYLEQAPEPAAIA, encoded by the coding sequence ATGAAAGAAACGCTTATTGCTCTAGAAAATGTTACCAAGTCCTATCTTCAGCCCAACGGACAAACTATCTCGATTTTGGATGCCATTAGTTTAGAGATCCCCACGGGAGAAATTGTGGCACTATTGGGGCCATCGGGTTCGGGCAAATCTACCTTGATGCGCATGATTGCCGGTCTGATCCCACCGAGTACAGGGCAAATTAAGTATCATCAACGTCCTTTAGTGGGCTTAAATCCAGGGGCGGCGATTATTTTTCAAAACTTTGCGCTTTATCCCTGGCTAACGGTGCTCGAAAATGTGGAATTGGGACTGAAGGCTAAGGGAGAACCCCTGGCCACTCGACAGAAAAAAGCCCTGCACATGATTGATGTAATTGGCCTAGATGGCTTTGAGAACGCTTATCCCAAGGAATTGTCAGGAGGAATGCGGCAACGGGTCGGGTTTGCTAGGGCTTTAGCGGTGGAGCCAGAATTGCTTTGTATGGATGAACCTTTTTCGGCTTTAGATGTACTTACGGCTGAAAACCTACGGATTGAATTATTGGATCTCTGGTTAGAAAAACGAATTCCGACTAAAACTATTTTGATTGTCACGCATGGGATTGAGGAAGCGGTGATGTTAGCCGATCGCATTCTCATTTTGGGTAGAAATCCTGGTCGAGTTAGGGCTGATTTTCCGATTAAATTGGCCCATTACCGTGATCGCAAAAGTCCAGCTTTTGAGGCTTTGGTGGATCAGGTTTATCGCATTATTACCAATCCCGACCAAGAAGATATTCAGCCCATTCTTAGCCCCAATCAAGCCAAACAGAAAACGGTGGAAAAATCCCAATCCTTACCCCTGGTGAGAATTGGTGCGGTAGCGGGTTTTATTGAACTGTTAGAAGATCGTCAAGGGGATTTATATCGTTTAGCCCAGGAATTACTGTTAGAATTAGATGATATTGTTCCCATTATCGAAGCCGCTAAAATGATGAAGTTGTTAACCCTCAAAGAAGGGGATATCTATCTAACGGCAATGGGTAAACAATTTATTGAAGGGGACATTGACGAACGCAAACATTTAATTCGGCAATCCATTTTAGATAATATCCGTCTTGTCCAACAAATTAAACGCTTATTAGATGCTAATCCGAGTCAACGCATTTCGGAAGATTTAATCCTAGAAATTCTTGAAGTTAATTTTAGTCCTGAAGAGTCTAAAAAACAATTAAAAATGGCGATCGATTGGGGACGTTATACCGAGTTGTTTGGTTATGATGAACCCGCAGGTGCAATCTATTTAGAACAAGCTCCCGAACCAGCCGCGATCGCCTAA
- the bfr gene encoding bacterioferritin — protein sequence MKGSDQVLQQLSILLRGELAARDQYFTHSQMYADWGLTKLYERINHEMQDEVQHAAALIERILFLEGTPDLSQQDGLNIGKTVPEMLSSDLAFEYQVIGNLKTAIAVCEREQDYETRNILLKILAETEEDHSYWLEKQLGLIEKIGLQNYLQSQM from the coding sequence ATGAAAGGTAGTGATCAAGTTTTACAACAATTATCGATTCTCTTGCGGGGGGAGTTAGCGGCCAGGGATCAATATTTTACCCATTCCCAAATGTATGCCGATTGGGGTTTAACAAAACTCTATGAACGCATTAATCATGAGATGCAGGATGAAGTTCAACACGCTGCGGCCTTGATTGAGCGTATTTTGTTTTTAGAGGGAACGCCGGATTTATCCCAGCAGGATGGCTTAAATATTGGCAAAACAGTGCCGGAAATGTTAAGCAGTGATCTGGCTTTTGAATATCAGGTCATTGGCAATCTGAAAACCGCGATCGCTGTCTGTGAACGAGAACAGGATTACGAGACTCGTAACATTTTGCTGAAAATTTTGGCAGAGACAGAAGAAGATCATTCCTATTGGCTAGAAAAACAGTTAGGTTTGATTGAAAAGATTGGCTTGCAGAATTATTTGCAGTCTCAAATGTAA
- a CDS encoding serine/threonine protein kinase, translating into MPPESRHRRLLANRYQLIDLVGSGAMGQVYRAEDKLLGGVTVAVKFLSQALLNHRMKERFEREATISALLGERSIHIVRVRDYGLDEKEIPFYVMEFLQGDSIGDIIKYRPLPVERFIKICRQICFGLECAHKGILFQGEICPIVHRDIKPSNILLVQDAALGELVKILDFGIAKLVQAEESQTQAFMGTLAYCSPEQMEGKELDNRSDIYSLGIMMYEMLTGEMPLFPTSSSFGSWYEVHHHTKPQSIHPSHHVPPSLEALIMGCLAKAPKDRPQTVDDVLRALEAIEASLVTPAIPPGRISFDDPADSQPTIIAPSQPSAQKKLLPIQELCKQMGWPTDKPHQKIVFPHVLRAAEGTFASLWVMLDQEDVLTRMTSIRYNQFLMVTNPHPMILWITVLYHKEYGPRWLPCYLDLKTSSGQRFANLLGQSGNYWLLFFSFENPQRCQEVLPATIAPNQYKLLTEWAMTSQTIEGGKPQITKRLLKQEFEKLKPKIIAKLSTVNPSFNKEVSGL; encoded by the coding sequence ATGCCACCAGAGTCTAGACACCGCCGTTTACTTGCCAATCGCTATCAACTAATTGACCTGGTTGGTAGTGGTGCGATGGGCCAGGTTTATCGGGCCGAGGATAAGCTATTAGGGGGTGTAACCGTTGCGGTCAAATTTCTTTCCCAAGCCCTGCTCAACCATCGCATGAAGGAACGTTTTGAACGGGAAGCCACCATCTCCGCCTTATTGGGGGAAAGAAGTATTCATATTGTTCGAGTACGGGATTATGGTCTGGATGAAAAGGAAATCCCCTTTTATGTCATGGAATTTTTACAAGGGGACAGTATTGGCGACATTATCAAATATCGTCCCCTACCCGTAGAGCGTTTTATCAAAATTTGTCGTCAGATTTGCTTTGGATTGGAATGCGCCCATAAGGGAATTTTATTTCAGGGAGAAATCTGTCCGATTGTGCATCGGGATATTAAACCCAGTAACATTCTGTTGGTACAGGATGCCGCTTTGGGAGAACTGGTTAAAATTTTGGATTTTGGTATCGCCAAACTGGTACAAGCCGAAGAGTCTCAAACCCAAGCTTTTATGGGAACGTTAGCCTACTGTTCCCCCGAACAAATGGAAGGAAAAGAACTAGATAATCGTTCTGATATCTATAGTTTGGGCATTATGATGTACGAAATGCTCACCGGAGAAATGCCTCTTTTTCCCACCAGTTCTTCCTTTGGTAGTTGGTATGAGGTGCATCACCATACGAAGCCTCAATCCATTCATCCTAGCCATCACGTACCACCTAGCTTGGAAGCTTTGATTATGGGCTGTTTGGCTAAAGCACCCAAAGATCGTCCCCAAACCGTTGATGATGTACTAAGAGCTTTGGAAGCGATCGAGGCTTCTCTGGTAACACCCGCCATTCCCCCTGGTAGGATTAGCTTTGATGATCCCGCCGATTCCCAGCCGACAATTATTGCCCCATCTCAACCGTCTGCCCAAAAGAAACTACTCCCCATTCAAGAACTCTGTAAACAAATGGGCTGGCCAACTGATAAGCCCCATCAAAAAATCGTTTTTCCCCATGTTTTAAGGGCGGCAGAAGGCACATTTGCCAGCCTTTGGGTGATGTTGGATCAAGAAGATGTTTTGACCCGAATGACGAGTATTCGCTATAACCAATTTCTGATGGTGACAAATCCTCATCCGATGATTCTCTGGATTACGGTGTTATACCACAAAGAATATGGCCCCCGTTGGCTTCCCTGCTATCTAGATTTAAAAACCTCATCTGGTCAGCGTTTTGCCAATCTTTTGGGCCAATCAGGAAATTATTGGTTGCTCTTTTTTTCCTTTGAAAATCCCCAACGTTGTCAGGAAGTTTTACCGGCAACGATCGCCCCTAATCAGTACAAGCTGTTAACGGAATGGGCAATGACGAGCCAAACCATTGAAGGTGGTAAACCCCAAATTACGAAACGATTACTGAAACAGGAATTTGAAAAGCTTAAACCTAAAATTATTGCCAAACTTTCGACGGTTAATCCTTCCTTTAATAAGGAAGTGTCAGGATTATAG
- a CDS encoding DUF3067 family protein codes for MTGQELHQLLFAKWGRSYDIQLRQVKGKIFVQIMWKYLEQVSFPLSEQEYFEHLNAIAFYLEAWGSSEQVRVFLAKTKEQPRLGKAVSIPLDLGQRASEWILKEI; via the coding sequence ATGACAGGACAAGAACTCCATCAACTATTGTTCGCTAAATGGGGCCGTTCCTATGATATCCAGTTGCGTCAAGTTAAAGGCAAAATTTTTGTCCAGATCATGTGGAAATATCTAGAACAGGTTTCCTTTCCGCTTTCTGAACAGGAATATTTTGAACATTTGAATGCGATCGCTTTCTATCTAGAGGCTTGGGGCAGTAGTGAACAAGTAAGAGTTTTCTTGGCCAAGACAAAAGAGCAACCTCGATTGGGTAAAGCCGTGAGTATCCCTCTGGATCTGGGACAACGCGCATCGGAGTGGATTTTAAAGGAAATTTAA
- a CDS encoding glycosyltransferase family 4 protein: protein MRILVLAWEFPPRIVGGIARHVAELYPEIVKLGHEVHLLTVEFENAPRYELVEGIHIYRVVVPSGNDFFHWVANMNLSMDQQSQSLIAQKGKFDLIHAHDWLVGDAGISLKHHFKIPLIVTIHATEHGRYNGLYNDTQRYIASKEGILIYNAWRIIVCSNYMRHELQRVFGTPWDKMSMIYNGIRPDKKKRDPNIDYQEFRRRFAHDYEKIVYYVGRMTYEKGVSVLLTAAPQVLQHLNNHVKFIIIGGGDTDRLKQLAWNLGIWEQCYFTGFMSDEDLDKFQTVADCAVFPSLYEPFGIVALESFAARVPVVVSNTGGLAEVVQHGQTGIVTQTNNPDSLAWGIVEVLKNPDSSKILVENAYQDLDLRFSWEKLAKQTIAVYQQVFEERSNVQWH, encoded by the coding sequence ATGAGAATCCTGGTGTTAGCTTGGGAATTTCCACCTCGAATTGTAGGCGGAATTGCTCGACACGTAGCAGAACTCTATCCAGAAATTGTCAAATTGGGCCATGAAGTCCATTTGTTGACAGTGGAATTTGAGAACGCACCTCGCTATGAGTTGGTGGAAGGGATTCATATTTATCGAGTCGTCGTCCCCTCTGGCAATGACTTTTTTCACTGGGTTGCTAATATGAACCTCAGTATGGATCAGCAGAGCCAAAGTCTGATTGCTCAAAAGGGAAAATTTGACCTCATTCATGCCCATGATTGGCTAGTGGGAGATGCGGGCATTTCCCTAAAACATCACTTCAAAATTCCCTTAATTGTCACTATCCATGCCACTGAGCATGGCCGCTATAACGGACTTTATAATGATACACAACGCTACATTGCCAGCAAAGAAGGGATCTTAATCTACAATGCTTGGCGAATCATTGTTTGTAGTAATTATATGCGTCATGAGTTGCAACGTGTCTTTGGTACGCCCTGGGACAAAATGAGCATGATTTACAATGGCATTCGTCCCGACAAAAAAAAGCGAGATCCCAATATTGACTATCAGGAATTTCGTCGTCGTTTTGCCCACGATTATGAAAAAATCGTTTATTACGTTGGCCGTATGACCTATGAAAAAGGGGTTTCGGTCTTGTTAACCGCTGCCCCTCAAGTTCTACAGCATCTCAATAACCATGTCAAATTTATTATTATCGGTGGAGGAGATACCGATCGCCTCAAACAGTTGGCTTGGAATTTAGGGATTTGGGAGCAATGCTATTTCACTGGTTTTATGTCGGACGAAGATCTTGATAAGTTTCAAACGGTAGCAGATTGTGCCGTATTTCCCAGCTTGTATGAACCCTTTGGCATTGTAGCCCTGGAAAGTTTTGCTGCCAGAGTGCCGGTGGTTGTCTCTAATACAGGGGGATTAGCAGAAGTCGTTCAACATGGTCAAACGGGGATTGTGACTCAGACCAATAATCCCGATTCCCTGGCCTGGGGAATTGTTGAAGTCTTGAAAAATCCTGATTCGAGCAAGATATTAGTCGAAAATGCGTATCAAGATTTGGACTTACGCTTTAGTTGGGAAAAATTAGCGAAGCAAACGATCGCCGTTTATCAACAGGTTTTCGAGGAGAGAAGCAACGTTCAGTGGCATTAA